In one Ochotona princeps isolate mOchPri1 chromosome 16, mOchPri1.hap1, whole genome shotgun sequence genomic region, the following are encoded:
- the ZFP1 gene encoding zinc finger protein 1 homolog isoform X3 codes for MDVMLENYSNLLSVEVWKADDQVGGKPGSPEAATRPFITRGSPCGRPLLLSPDCVSARQMPYKYDLYEKTLKYNSDLLTSNRSYARKQAEGCNGFGKPLLFLKQEKVHPGGEYPERNESGNALRHKEGLFKHQKMKNLVQPFICNYCDKVFSFKSLLISHKRIHTGEKPYECNVCKKTFSHKANLIKHQRIHTGEKPFECPECGKAFTHQSNLIVHQRAHMEKKPYECSECGKTFAQKFELTTHQRIHTGERPYQCNECAKTFFKKSNLIIHQKIHTGEKRYECSECGKSFIQNSQLIIHMRTHTGEKPYECTECGKTFSQRSTLRLHLRIHTGEKPYECSECGKAFSRKSRLGVHQRVHRADKP; via the coding sequence AAGTCTGGAAGGCTGATGACCAGGTTGGGGGCAAACCCGGCAGCCCCGAGGCAGCAACAAGGCCCTTCATCACCCGTGGGAGCCCCTGCGGGAGGCCGCTGCTGCTGAGCCCAGACTGTGTGTCCGCAAGACAAATGCCCTACAAGTATGACTTGTACGAAAAAACTCTGAAATATAACTCGGACTTACTTACGAGTAATAGAAGCTATGCCCGGAAGCAAGCTGAAGGGTGCAATGGGTTTGGCAAACCGCTGTTGTTCCTGAAACAAGAAAAGGTACATCCTGGAGGGGAATACCCTGAACGTAATGAAAGTGGAAACGCTCTCAGACATAAAGAAGGCCTTTTTAAacaccaaaaaatgaaaaatttggtTCAGCCTTTTATCTGTAACTACTGTGACAAGGTCTTCTCCTTCAAGTCACTCCTCATTAGTCATAAGAGAattcacactggggagaaaccctaCGAATGTAACGTATGCAAGAAAACCTTCTCTCATAAGGCCAACCTCATCAAACACCAgcgaatccacactggggagaagccctTCGAGTGTCCCGAGTGTGGCAAAGCTTTCACCCACCAGTCCAACCTCATTGTGCACCAGCGAGCGCATATGGAGAAGAAGCCCTACGAATGCAGCGAGTGTGGGAAgacatttgcccagaaatttgaaCTCACTACACaccagagaattcacactgggGAGCGGCCCTACCAGTGTAACGAATGTGCAAAAACCTTCTTCAAGAAATCAAACCTCATTATACATCAGAaaattcacacaggggagaagcgTTATGAGTGCAGTGAGTGTGGCAAGTCCTTTAtccagaactcacagctcatcaTTCACATGAGAactcacacaggggagaaaccctATGAATGCACTGAGTGTGGCAAAACATTCAGCCAGAGGTCGACTCTGCGGCTGCACCTGCGCATCCACACGGGGGAGAAGCCATACGAGTGCTCCGAGTGCGGGAAGGCCTTCAGCAGGAAGTCCCGCCTCGGTGTGCACCAGCGAGTCCACAGGGCGGACAAGCCCTGA